From a single Nostoc sp. MS1 genomic region:
- a CDS encoding carbohydrate ABC transporter permease yields the protein MPKLNWNWKSADFWSLAVLLLGAFIVLLPLFVVFLTSFLPPGSNVELLPKNNWSLANYREAWQRGKFLLAFANSTLVAIAVTAFQIVTSALAGYALARLKFRGRQALLLIVLATLIIPFQLLVIPIFLVLKWGHLINTYGALILPTAVNGFGIFLLRQYFQTIPVELEEAATIDGANRLQILWQIMLPLARPALVTLFLFTFIGEWNDLFKPLVFTTRPELRTVQLALADFQEQFTNNWPLMMAAVTIATVPVMVLFLIGQRQFIRGIATTGIKN from the coding sequence ATGCCCAAATTAAACTGGAATTGGAAATCTGCTGACTTTTGGAGTTTAGCAGTGCTACTACTGGGGGCATTCATCGTCCTGTTACCACTTTTTGTGGTCTTTCTTACTTCCTTTTTACCTCCAGGTTCAAATGTAGAACTTTTACCTAAAAATAATTGGTCATTAGCGAATTACCGCGAAGCTTGGCAACGAGGCAAATTTTTGTTGGCATTTGCTAATTCTACCTTGGTAGCGATCGCAGTGACGGCATTTCAGATTGTGACTTCGGCTTTAGCGGGTTACGCTTTAGCCAGACTGAAATTCCGAGGTAGGCAAGCACTACTTTTAATTGTCTTAGCAACTTTAATTATTCCCTTTCAATTATTGGTGATTCCCATCTTTTTAGTTTTGAAGTGGGGTCACTTAATTAATACCTACGGTGCATTAATTTTACCAACGGCTGTCAATGGCTTTGGGATTTTCCTTTTACGTCAGTATTTTCAGACAATTCCCGTAGAGTTGGAAGAAGCTGCAACCATCGATGGGGCAAACCGACTACAAATTTTATGGCAAATCATGTTACCCTTAGCCCGTCCTGCCTTGGTGACACTGTTTCTGTTCACCTTCATCGGTGAATGGAATGATTTATTTAAGCCCTTAGTCTTCACCACAAGACCAGAATTAAGAACAGTCCAGTTAGCCTTAGCAGACTTTCAGGAGCAGTTTACCAACAATTGGCCTTTGATGATGGCAGCCGTAACTATTGCTACCGTACCCGTGATGGTGCTATTCCTCATCGGTCAGCGTCAGTTTATCAGGGGTATTGCTACGACGGGGATTAAGAATTAA